In the Muricauda sp. MAR_2010_75 genome, one interval contains:
- a CDS encoding AarF/ABC1/UbiB kinase family protein yields MKTIDSIPTSKIQRATKLVQTGAKVGVNYLKYYGNKITTSEKEAKEKLDQDNAEDIYGGLKELKGSALKVAQMLSMEKNMLPQAYVEKFSLSQFSVPPLSAPLVNKTFKRYFGKSPSAVYDSFNPEAVHGASIGQVHQAEKDGKKLAVKIQYPGVSESIAADLAMVKPIALKMFNIKGKDSDKYFKEVRDKLLEETNYLLEVEQSQAIVEACKHLPNIKFPSYYTDLSSEKVITMDWMEGEHLSEFTAHNSNTHISNTLGQALWDFYMYQIHKLKSVHADPHPGNFLVSKDNELVVLDFGCIKTIPDSFYIPYFELAKKENISNPEFFEKKLFELEILRPDDSPGEIEFFTAMFQEMLSLFTQPFHNEVFDFSDEVFFGKITELGKKYAQNTELRRMNGNRGSKHFIYINRTFFGLYNLLHELKASQIKINNYILL; encoded by the coding sequence ATGAAAACAATAGATAGTATCCCCACTTCCAAAATTCAACGTGCTACAAAACTGGTCCAGACCGGTGCCAAAGTAGGTGTGAATTACCTCAAGTATTATGGCAACAAAATAACCACTTCGGAAAAAGAGGCCAAGGAAAAACTCGACCAAGACAATGCGGAGGATATTTATGGTGGCCTCAAAGAACTAAAGGGCAGTGCCCTAAAAGTGGCCCAAATGCTGAGTATGGAGAAGAATATGTTGCCGCAAGCCTATGTGGAAAAGTTCTCGCTCTCCCAGTTTTCAGTGCCACCGCTGTCAGCGCCCTTGGTAAACAAAACCTTTAAAAGATATTTTGGAAAGTCTCCATCCGCGGTTTACGATTCTTTCAATCCCGAAGCTGTCCATGGTGCCAGTATTGGACAGGTACACCAAGCCGAAAAAGATGGAAAGAAACTGGCCGTAAAGATTCAATATCCAGGTGTCTCTGAAAGTATTGCCGCAGATTTGGCCATGGTTAAACCCATCGCCTTAAAAATGTTCAACATTAAGGGAAAGGATAGTGACAAGTATTTTAAAGAGGTCAGGGACAAGTTACTGGAAGAGACCAATTATTTGTTGGAAGTTGAACAGAGCCAGGCCATTGTAGAAGCTTGTAAGCACTTGCCCAACATCAAATTTCCTAGTTATTATACGGATCTTTCTTCAGAAAAGGTAATAACCATGGACTGGATGGAGGGAGAACACCTGTCCGAATTTACGGCGCACAATTCCAACACCCATATTTCCAATACCTTGGGGCAGGCACTTTGGGATTTTTATATGTACCAAATTCATAAATTGAAAAGTGTACATGCAGACCCCCATCCGGGCAATTTTTTGGTCTCGAAGGATAATGAACTTGTGGTTTTGGACTTTGGATGCATAAAGACCATACCCGATTCGTTTTACATTCCCTATTTTGAATTGGCTAAAAAGGAGAATATTTCCAATCCGGAATTTTTTGAAAAGAAACTTTTTGAACTGGAAATTCTACGTCCAGATGATTCCCCAGGGGAAATCGAGTTCTTTACAGCCATGTTCCAGGAAATGTTGAGCCTATTCACCCAACCTTTCCATAATGAGGTGTTTGATTTTTCTGATGAAGTCTTTTTTGGAAAAATCACCGAATTGGGAAAAAAATATGCCCAAAACACCGAACTCCGTCGAATGAATGGAAATAGGGGATCTAAACACTTTATTTACATCAACAGAACTTTTTTTGGCCTTTACAATCTTTTGCATGAACTTAAAGCAAGTCAAATTAAGATCAATAATTATATTTTGTTGTAA
- a CDS encoding flavin reductase family protein: protein MKCFTQSDLSSLDGLYRINLINGLSGFKSANLIGTISEDGNENVAIFSSVIHLGSDPPILGFIHRPITAEGNTYENIKQTGFYTINHLSKELMEDGHHTSAKYERDVSEFDMTSLKSEYLEDFRAPFVAQAPIKIAMKYLEEYPIAFNGTILMVGEITAVYMEDALLGVDGFVDLSKGNVVAVNGPDGYALTKLENRYPFQYPKQIAKK, encoded by the coding sequence ATGAAGTGTTTTACACAATCGGACTTAAGTTCTTTGGATGGATTGTATCGAATAAACTTGATCAATGGACTCTCTGGGTTTAAATCAGCCAATTTAATAGGGACCATTTCTGAGGATGGAAACGAGAATGTGGCAATTTTCAGTTCTGTGATTCATTTGGGATCGGACCCTCCGATTTTGGGATTTATCCATAGGCCCATCACAGCTGAAGGAAACACCTACGAAAATATAAAGCAGACAGGATTCTATACCATCAACCATCTTTCCAAAGAGCTTATGGAAGATGGCCACCATACATCTGCAAAGTATGAAAGGGATGTGTCAGAGTTTGACATGACCAGCTTAAAATCAGAGTATCTGGAAGATTTTAGAGCCCCGTTTGTGGCACAAGCCCCTATTAAAATAGCCATGAAATATCTGGAAGAATACCCCATAGCATTCAATGGCACCATTTTAATGGTTGGCGAAATCACCGCTGTTTATATGGAAGATGCTTTATTGGGAGTTGATGGGTTTGTTGATCTTTCCAAAGGAAATGTAGTGGCCGTAAATGGGCCAGACGGTTATGCACTTACAAAATTGGAGAATAGATATCCATTTCAATACCCCAAGCAGATAGCTAAAAAATAA
- a CDS encoding SDR family oxidoreductase, translating to MRILVTGTTGYIAKRLVLNLLEKDHRIICCVRDLNRIPDEIESKKGIEFIKVDFLDTQDVVFPEDIDVAYYLIHSMAATGDDFADMEKQCAQNFKSLVEKTACQQVIYLGGIVNDESLSKHLKSRLAVENTLKSDVYALTTFRAGIIVGSGSASFEIIRDIVEKLPVMVAPKWLNTRTQPLAIRDVLQFLERAAGTDEVMNQSFDICGPEIFTYKQMLYQFGEVRGLKRYILTLPVLTPRLSSYWLYFVTSTSFNLAKALVDSMKVEVIAKPSHINEMLNVQPMPYKEAVRLAFQKIEQNSVISSWKDAISSGVFHDQLADHIQVPNHGCFKDVRSKRVEDETYTLHKIWSIGGVNGWYRFNGLWRIRGYLDKIFGGVGLRRGRRHDTKLEAGDPLDFWRVLLADKKQKRLLLFAEMKLPGEAWLEFKIVEDTLFQRAVFRPKGLWGRVYWYMVLPFHALVFQGMINSLVHK from the coding sequence ATGCGGATATTGGTGACGGGAACAACAGGGTATATTGCCAAGAGATTGGTGTTGAACCTACTGGAAAAAGATCACCGAATAATCTGTTGTGTTCGTGATTTAAACCGTATTCCCGACGAAATTGAATCCAAAAAAGGCATTGAATTCATTAAAGTGGATTTTTTGGATACTCAAGATGTGGTTTTTCCTGAAGATATAGACGTCGCCTACTACCTCATTCATTCCATGGCGGCCACGGGGGATGATTTTGCCGATATGGAGAAACAATGTGCGCAAAATTTCAAGAGTTTGGTTGAAAAAACAGCCTGTCAACAGGTTATTTATTTGGGAGGTATTGTAAACGATGAATCGCTATCAAAACACCTAAAATCTCGATTGGCCGTTGAGAATACCTTAAAATCGGATGTGTATGCATTGACGACTTTTAGGGCCGGTATCATTGTGGGGAGTGGTAGCGCTTCCTTTGAAATTATCCGGGACATTGTTGAAAAACTGCCGGTAATGGTGGCCCCTAAATGGTTGAACACCCGAACGCAGCCTTTGGCCATACGTGATGTACTTCAATTCTTGGAAAGGGCAGCGGGAACAGATGAGGTAATGAACCAATCATTTGATATTTGTGGTCCGGAGATATTCACCTATAAACAAATGCTGTATCAATTTGGTGAGGTTAGGGGATTAAAAAGATACATCCTGACCCTGCCTGTGCTTACCCCCAGGTTATCATCCTATTGGCTCTATTTTGTAACCTCAACCTCATTTAATCTTGCAAAGGCATTGGTGGATAGCATGAAGGTGGAAGTGATAGCCAAACCCAGTCATATCAATGAAATGCTCAATGTGCAACCCATGCCGTATAAGGAGGCAGTACGGTTGGCTTTCCAAAAAATTGAACAGAACTCGGTAATCTCCAGTTGGAAAGATGCCATAAGTAGCGGTGTTTTTCACGATCAGTTGGCCGACCATATCCAAGTGCCCAATCATGGTTGTTTTAAGGATGTCCGCTCCAAGAGAGTAGAGGATGAAACATATACACTTCATAAAATATGGTCCATAGGCGGGGTCAATGGATGGTATAGGTTTAATGGTCTTTGGCGCATTCGGGGGTATTTGGACAAAATATTTGGCGGAGTAGGGCTGCGCAGAGGTCGTAGACATGATACAAAGTTGGAAGCCGGGGACCCCTTGGATTTTTGGCGTGTACTGCTGGCCGACAAAAAGCAAAAGCGACTACTGCTGTTTGCTGAAATGAAATTACCCGGAGAGGCATGGTTAGAGTTTAAAATTGTTGAAGATACCTTGTTCCAACGAGCGGTTTTTAGACCCAAAGGACTTTGGGGGCGTGTGTATTGGTACATGGTCCTCCCTTTTCATGCTCTGGTTTTCCAAGGAATGATCAATTCTCTGGTGCATAAATGA
- a CDS encoding cryptochrome/photolyase family protein: MKKASIRFPHQLFQNLDLLPEDVPVFLVEETLFFNQYNFHKQKILFHRATMKFYADFLSEKRYDVHYIDAQEERSDIRILLKELVAEGCEEFHMIDPTDNWLEKRIKSSTSDVAVRWYDSPLFLNSTDDLTHFFKPQKKNFFQTTFYKQQRRKWEILLEGGKPKGGKWTFDVENRKKYPKNRTPPSISFPDADTYFKEAKSYVESHYKDNIGSLTPTPLYPTNFESADRWFKDFLENRFHKFGDYEDALVKDASYLHHSVLSPLLNVGLISVEGVLHTSISFAKENKVPLNSLEGFVRQIIGWREFIRGIYEIKGTEERTRNFWNHTRKIPKSFYDGTTGITPVDTTIKKVLKIGYAHHIERLMVLCNFMLLCEFDPDDIYQWFMELFIDAYDWVMVPNVYGMGLFADGGLMSTKPYISSSNYIKKMGDYEGGQWQEIWDGLFWNFMDKNREFFEQNPRLAMLLRNFDKMNPDTKERHLQNAKEYLDNLDAS, encoded by the coding sequence ATGAAAAAAGCAAGCATACGTTTCCCGCATCAGCTTTTTCAAAATCTAGATTTGCTTCCAGAGGATGTTCCTGTTTTTTTGGTGGAAGAAACCCTGTTCTTCAATCAATATAATTTTCATAAACAGAAAATTTTGTTTCACCGGGCCACCATGAAGTTCTATGCCGACTTTCTTTCCGAAAAGAGGTATGATGTCCATTACATTGATGCACAGGAAGAACGTTCCGATATCAGAATATTATTGAAAGAACTGGTCGCTGAAGGATGCGAAGAATTCCACATGATTGACCCGACGGACAATTGGCTGGAAAAGCGAATCAAATCAAGCACTTCAGATGTTGCCGTAAGGTGGTACGACTCCCCACTTTTTTTGAATTCCACAGATGACTTGACACATTTTTTCAAACCCCAAAAGAAAAACTTCTTTCAAACGACGTTTTATAAACAGCAGCGCCGAAAATGGGAAATCTTATTGGAAGGTGGAAAACCAAAAGGAGGGAAGTGGACCTTTGATGTGGAAAATCGAAAAAAATATCCGAAAAATAGAACCCCTCCGTCCATCTCTTTTCCAGATGCCGACACCTATTTTAAAGAAGCAAAAAGCTATGTGGAATCCCATTACAAGGATAATATAGGGTCGCTTACCCCAACGCCTTTGTATCCCACAAATTTTGAGTCAGCAGACCGTTGGTTCAAGGATTTTTTGGAAAACCGATTCCACAAATTTGGGGATTATGAGGACGCCTTGGTGAAAGACGCCTCATATTTGCATCACAGCGTATTGTCGCCCCTACTTAATGTGGGATTGATTTCTGTGGAAGGGGTACTGCACACATCAATTTCATTTGCGAAAGAAAATAAGGTGCCACTTAATTCCTTGGAAGGTTTTGTTCGACAGATTATAGGCTGGCGGGAGTTTATCCGAGGGATTTACGAAATAAAAGGAACCGAGGAACGCACCCGTAATTTTTGGAATCATACAAGAAAGATTCCAAAATCCTTTTATGATGGCACAACAGGAATTACCCCTGTGGACACCACCATCAAAAAAGTATTGAAAATAGGCTATGCCCATCATATTGAACGGTTGATGGTGCTCTGCAATTTTATGCTATTGTGTGAATTTGACCCAGATGATATATACCAATGGTTCATGGAACTGTTCATTGATGCATATGATTGGGTCATGGTACCCAATGTATATGGAATGGGGCTCTTTGCGGATGGGGGTCTCATGAGTACCAAACCTTACATCAGCAGTAGTAACTATATCAAAAAAATGGGGGATTATGAAGGGGGGCAATGGCAAGAAATATGGGATGGATTATTCTGGAATTTTATGGATAAGAATCGAGAATTTTTTGAGCAAAACCCTAGACTGGCCATGTTACTACGAAATTTTGACAAAATGAATCCGGATACCAAAGAGCGGCATTTGCAAAACGCAAAAGAATATTTGGACAACTTGGATGCTTCCTAA
- a CDS encoding fasciclin domain-containing protein: MKALLRITKLTSLVFLFIFASCSDDDDGMVDPPETTVNIVEAAQATSDLSSLVAALQKADESANNDLITALSGDGPITVFAPTNQAFADLLIQLDGFDSLDDFSSQELQDLLAVILTYHVVPGAAAMSSDLADGQSLTTLQGPTLNVTIDGGVYIGDATDTDAQVTTPDVVASNGVVHIIDKVLLPQTIIDQLGDIILKPITDLAIGNENLESLAAALVAADGDLPTVLRGDGPFTVLAPTDEAFETFLDGASLDDIPIDILTQVLLNHVIEGEIYSTDLQGLGAGYTSTMASGAQDENISIFFDTSDGVTFNGVSTVVAPDVKALNGVVHVVDAVIDLPNIVDHAVANPNLSSLVAALTDGGNTTFTDLLSNEEEDFTVFAPVNDAFAAFTNPNSNDINAILSNHVVVGASAFSSGLTNSYVNTAAEFDTDENLSLYINTDDGVTLNGVSTVVAADIVATNGVIHAVDAVIDLPTVVTFAAADPNFSTLVQALTELTPSVDFVSVLSTQDGNGDDPFTVFAPTNAAFEALSAIPDEADLIPILQHHVVAGANVRSGDLSDGIMATTLEGDAITINLPGTGDNIADVTDGAGNTGIGIDAVDVQAINGVIHVLDGVLIPDTTN, translated from the coding sequence ATGAAAGCACTCTTAAGAATAACCAAACTAACTTCATTGGTTTTCCTGTTCATTTTCGCATCCTGTTCGGATGACGACGATGGAATGGTGGACCCACCAGAGACAACCGTTAACATTGTCGAAGCCGCTCAAGCCACATCAGATTTAAGCAGCTTGGTTGCCGCCTTACAAAAGGCTGATGAAAGCGCTAACAACGACTTAATAACTGCCCTCAGTGGCGATGGACCTATTACGGTATTTGCACCAACCAATCAGGCCTTTGCCGATTTACTGATTCAATTGGATGGATTTGACTCCTTGGATGATTTTAGCTCTCAAGAACTTCAAGATTTATTGGCTGTTATTCTAACCTATCATGTGGTTCCAGGAGCGGCTGCAATGTCTTCTGATTTGGCTGATGGACAATCGTTGACCACACTGCAAGGCCCTACCCTTAATGTAACTATCGATGGAGGTGTTTATATTGGTGATGCCACTGATACAGATGCACAGGTCACTACCCCAGACGTGGTAGCTTCCAATGGGGTAGTACATATTATTGACAAGGTTCTTCTTCCACAGACCATTATTGACCAATTGGGAGATATCATTTTGAAACCCATTACTGACTTGGCCATCGGAAATGAGAACTTGGAAAGCCTAGCAGCCGCCCTTGTTGCCGCTGATGGCGATTTACCCACTGTTCTTAGAGGTGATGGTCCATTTACCGTTTTGGCTCCAACAGATGAGGCTTTTGAAACTTTCTTGGACGGTGCTTCCCTTGATGACATTCCTATCGATATATTGACTCAGGTACTATTGAACCATGTAATTGAGGGTGAAATTTACAGCACAGACCTCCAAGGTTTAGGTGCTGGATATACCTCAACCATGGCCAGCGGAGCACAAGATGAAAATATTAGCATCTTCTTTGATACTTCTGATGGAGTGACCTTCAACGGGGTTTCAACCGTCGTCGCGCCAGACGTAAAAGCATTAAATGGAGTAGTTCACGTAGTGGATGCTGTAATTGATTTGCCAAACATTGTAGATCACGCCGTGGCCAATCCTAATTTATCTTCTTTGGTGGCAGCTCTTACAGATGGGGGCAATACTACTTTCACAGACCTTCTTTCCAATGAAGAAGAAGATTTTACTGTTTTTGCACCAGTCAACGATGCCTTTGCTGCCTTTACAAATCCTAACTCCAATGATATCAATGCGATTTTATCCAACCATGTTGTGGTTGGAGCATCAGCATTCTCATCAGGATTGACAAATTCTTACGTGAACACCGCAGCAGAATTCGATACAGACGAAAATCTTAGCCTTTATATTAATACAGATGACGGAGTCACCCTAAATGGTGTGAGCACTGTGGTAGCCGCTGATATTGTTGCAACCAACGGTGTCATCCACGCAGTTGATGCGGTGATAGACCTACCAACCGTAGTTACTTTTGCAGCAGCAGACCCCAACTTCTCCACTTTGGTTCAGGCTTTGACCGAACTTACACCAAGTGTTGATTTTGTGAGTGTCCTCTCTACGCAAGATGGCAACGGAGACGACCCATTTACCGTCTTTGCCCCGACCAACGCTGCATTTGAAGCTCTTTCAGCCATTCCAGATGAAGCTGACTTAATTCCAATCTTGCAACATCACGTAGTGGCGGGTGCCAATGTTCGTTCAGGTGATTTATCCGATGGTATCATGGCCACAACCCTTGAAGGTGATGCCATTACCATCAACCTGCCAGGAACTGGCGACAACATTGCAGATGTAACCGATGGCGCTGGAAATACCGGAATTGGCATTGATGCTGTAGATGTGCAAGCCATCAATGGAGTTATCCATGTTCTGGATGGAGTATTGATCCCTGATACTACAAACTAA
- a CDS encoding GMC family oxidoreductase yields the protein MQIIENSTVYDAIIVGSGAGGGMATKVLADAGLKVAVVEAGPFFDPADPEQRTQLRWPYESPRRGAGTVRPFGDFDAAYGGWEIEGEPYTHKDGTKFDWFRSHMLGGRTNHWGRISLRFGPDDFKHKSIDGHGDDWPISYDDVSPYYDKVDKLIGVFGTKEGLHNDPDGFFLPPPKPRLHELFYIKGAKKSGVPVYPSRLSMLTKRINNERGVCFYCGQCSRACQVYADFSAGTCLVFPAQKNGGQVDLFVNCVVREVTTDDEGRATGVSYINKEDRREYKLKGKVVVLGASACSSARILLNSKSPQHPNGLGNSSDNVGRYLHDSTGADRMAFVPDLMNRKVSYNEDGVGGMHVYSPWWGDNSKLDFPRGYHIEIWGGMGMPSYGFGFNVNEFNKFFGTKVGGYGDMLRSDAKKYYGALVGLSGRGESIAMRDNYCEIDPNTVDEWGIPVLRFHYKWSDNERNQAKHMQDTFEEILVNLGGEPVGKKPGKDVDYGLHVPGRIIHEVGTTRMGDDPKTSVTNKYQQLHDADNVFVVDAGPFTSQADKNCTWTILALSWRASDYIVDQLKKQNL from the coding sequence ATGCAGATAATAGAAAATTCAACGGTCTACGACGCCATAATAGTTGGCTCAGGAGCAGGTGGAGGCATGGCCACAAAAGTTTTGGCCGATGCAGGTCTCAAGGTGGCCGTGGTAGAAGCAGGTCCATTTTTTGACCCAGCGGACCCCGAACAACGAACACAGCTAAGATGGCCCTATGAATCTCCAAGAAGGGGAGCAGGAACGGTAAGGCCCTTTGGTGATTTTGATGCCGCTTATGGAGGTTGGGAAATAGAAGGGGAACCCTATACCCATAAGGATGGGACAAAATTTGATTGGTTCCGTTCCCACATGTTGGGAGGCCGAACCAACCACTGGGGACGCATTTCCTTGCGATTTGGACCAGATGATTTTAAGCACAAGAGCATTGATGGCCACGGAGATGATTGGCCCATCAGTTATGACGATGTTAGCCCTTATTACGATAAGGTGGATAAGTTAATCGGGGTTTTTGGCACCAAAGAAGGACTTCACAATGATCCAGATGGATTTTTCTTGCCACCCCCAAAACCAAGATTGCACGAGCTGTTCTATATAAAAGGCGCCAAAAAATCAGGTGTTCCAGTATACCCCTCCCGCTTGTCCATGCTCACCAAGCGAATAAACAATGAGAGAGGCGTATGTTTTTATTGCGGACAATGCTCCAGGGCATGTCAGGTGTATGCTGATTTTTCCGCAGGAACCTGCCTGGTGTTTCCAGCCCAAAAGAATGGGGGACAAGTGGACCTTTTTGTCAATTGTGTTGTGCGGGAAGTTACCACCGATGATGAAGGTAGAGCCACTGGGGTTTCCTACATCAACAAAGAAGATAGAAGAGAGTACAAACTAAAAGGTAAAGTGGTGGTGCTGGGAGCTTCGGCTTGCAGCTCAGCTCGAATCCTATTAAATTCAAAAAGTCCACAACATCCCAACGGATTGGGGAACAGTAGTGATAATGTGGGTAGATACCTTCATGATTCCACAGGAGCAGACCGAATGGCCTTTGTTCCCGATTTGATGAACCGAAAAGTATCCTATAACGAAGATGGTGTGGGTGGAATGCACGTCTATTCACCTTGGTGGGGCGATAACTCCAAATTGGATTTTCCACGAGGGTACCATATTGAAATATGGGGTGGCATGGGAATGCCGAGTTATGGTTTTGGTTTCAATGTGAATGAGTTCAATAAGTTCTTTGGAACCAAGGTTGGTGGTTATGGAGATATGCTCCGTAGCGACGCCAAAAAATACTATGGTGCCCTTGTTGGCCTCAGCGGGCGCGGTGAATCTATCGCGATGCGGGACAATTACTGCGAAATTGACCCCAATACCGTTGACGAATGGGGAATTCCAGTACTGCGTTTTCATTATAAATGGTCCGATAACGAACGTAATCAAGCCAAGCACATGCAGGATACTTTCGAAGAAATCTTGGTGAATCTAGGCGGAGAGCCTGTTGGTAAAAAGCCGGGTAAGGATGTGGATTATGGGCTTCATGTTCCCGGACGAATCATTCATGAAGTAGGTACCACCCGAATGGGAGATGACCCAAAAACATCGGTCACCAACAAATATCAGCAACTACATGATGCCGATAATGTATTTGTTGTGGATGCCGGGCCTTTTACTTCCCAGGCAGATAAAAACTGTACCTGGACCATTTTGGCACTTTCATGGAGGGCATCGGACTATATTGTGGACCAATTGAAAAAACAAAATCTATAG
- a CDS encoding gluconate 2-dehydrogenase subunit 3 family protein: MDRRKSLKSIVLGSVAGGLALNGCKPGTEVAIDDKTIESSAVKWRTEKENEEVAKLYDEQFFNEYEIATMTVLCDLILPGSDEFKSASDADVVSFIEFMAKDMPEMQTDLRGGLMWLDHKSNTEFNVEFKSATEEQQKSILDKIAYYDPEIPEDERPFEVNFFSLVRNLTMTGFYTSKIGIEELGYKGNMPNVWDGVPEDVLEQHGVSYDPEWIAKCVDQSKRNDIAEWDENGNLIT; this comes from the coding sequence ATGGACAGAAGAAAAAGTTTAAAATCGATTGTATTGGGGTCCGTGGCCGGAGGTCTGGCATTGAACGGATGTAAGCCCGGAACCGAAGTTGCCATTGACGATAAGACCATTGAGAGCTCAGCGGTCAAATGGCGTACTGAAAAGGAAAATGAGGAAGTTGCCAAACTGTACGATGAGCAATTTTTCAATGAATATGAAATAGCCACCATGACCGTGCTTTGTGATTTAATTCTGCCAGGTAGTGATGAGTTCAAAAGTGCCTCAGATGCCGATGTGGTCTCTTTTATTGAATTTATGGCCAAGGATATGCCCGAGATGCAGACCGACCTTAGAGGTGGACTCATGTGGTTGGACCACAAGAGCAATACGGAATTCAATGTGGAATTTAAATCGGCCACAGAAGAACAACAGAAAAGCATCTTGGACAAAATAGCCTATTATGATCCGGAAATCCCAGAGGATGAAAGACCCTTTGAGGTTAATTTTTTCTCTTTGGTACGGAACCTCACCATGACCGGTTTCTATACCTCAAAAATTGGCATTGAGGAATTGGGTTATAAAGGGAATATGCCCAATGTTTGGGACGGGGTTCCCGAGGATGTTTTGGAGCAACACGGGGTCTCCTATGACCCGGAATGGATTGCCAAATGTGTGGACCAGAGCAAACGTAACGATATTGCTGAATGGGACGAGAACGGAAATTTAATCACCTGA
- a CDS encoding LytTR family DNA-binding domain-containing protein, whose product MTIKCVIIDDEPLAIKVIQNYMEQIKELQEMAVFNNAIDSLAYLRENKPDLLFLDVNMPIIDGFSFLDSLDEKPMVIITSAHAEHAAKGFDQEVLDYLVKPISLSRFIKAVNKAITKAKDHPKWDATREHIFVKVDKKKMKKIYLDEIILVESLKDYIKIITTKGNHIVHKTLSAFTEELSNDKFIRIHRSHTVSMDKIDALEGNSVEIAGKRYVIGRSYLDAVKTHILERSISTTGNKSNPE is encoded by the coding sequence ATGACTATAAAATGCGTAATCATAGATGATGAACCCCTGGCCATTAAGGTCATCCAAAATTATATGGAACAAATTAAGGAGTTGCAGGAAATGGCCGTTTTCAACAATGCCATTGACAGCCTTGCCTACTTACGGGAAAACAAGCCCGACCTCCTTTTTTTGGATGTAAATATGCCTATTATTGACGGATTCAGTTTTCTTGATAGCCTGGATGAAAAACCTATGGTCATCATTACCTCTGCACATGCGGAACATGCTGCAAAAGGCTTTGATCAGGAAGTATTGGATTATTTGGTTAAGCCCATTTCCCTATCCCGGTTTATAAAGGCCGTGAACAAGGCCATAACAAAGGCCAAGGACCATCCCAAATGGGACGCAACCCGTGAGCACATTTTTGTGAAAGTGGACAAAAAGAAAATGAAAAAAATCTATCTGGACGAAATCATTTTGGTTGAAAGCTTAAAGGACTATATCAAAATCATTACCACAAAGGGCAACCATATTGTGCATAAAACCCTGAGTGCTTTCACAGAGGAGCTTTCCAATGATAAATTCATCAGAATTCATAGGTCGCACACCGTATCCATGGATAAAATAGACGCTTTGGAGGGCAATAGCGTTGAAATAGCGGGCAAACGGTATGTGATAGGAAGAAGTTATCTGGATGCCGTAAAAACCCATATTTTGGAGCGCTCCATTTCCACCACTGGAAACAAATCCAATCCAGAATAA